Genomic window (Candidatus Melainabacteria bacterium RIFOXYA2_FULL_32_9):
TAAATGAGAATTATTGGAATAGACCCTGGAATGGCAATAGCTGGGTATTGTGTACTCGATATAGATTGTAAATCTAATGAGGATCAATATATTATTGTTAATTCAGGCTCTATACAAACAAGTAAAAAGGAAAATAATTCTACAAGATTATTAGAAATACATAACGATTTAACTGAATTAATTAAAACATATAGTCCTGATGTAGCTGCTGTTGAGCAGATTTTTTATTTTAAAAACGCAAAAACAATTGTGCCTGTTTGTGAAGCCAGAGGAGTCATAATTATGACCCTGAAAATGTATAATATACCTATTTATGAATACACTCCTCTTGTTGTAAAGCAAACAATTACAGGATATGGAAGAGCAGAAAAAGCTGAAATAAAAAATATGATTCAGATAATTTTGCAACAGGATGTTCCTAAGCTTGATGATACGTGTGACGCTATAGCAATAGCATTATGCCATTCCAGACAGCAAATTAACTAAGAACCTATTCCCATTCTGAATAATACCTTTTAATTGTAAAATTGATAGATTGCCACAGATTCCTTCAGAATCTTCGCAATGACAGAGGTTTTTTTGATTAATACTGTTCATTTTTTATTTCTTAGATAGCATCTATGGCGCATTCTTAAGAAAATGAAAGTTTTTATAAACCTAACTTGTTTAAAATATAGTAAGTCGGTTAGTCTATCAGGTTATCTAAAAAAATGGATAAAGCATGCAAAATATTCTTATATAGTTAAAAAGTGGGGAATATTAGTATGTCTATTGTTGCTATAGGACACAATGATAAAAATATTGAAAAATCAATAATTCAAGCTTTAGATGAACTTGATATTAAGGATATAATTGAGGGCAAAATTGTAGCAATCAAACCTAATGATACTTATGCTGACTCTGCAAATATGAGCGGGGTTACCCGAGGAGATACACTTAGAGCAGTTATTCGCTATATAAAAAGCTTTAATCCAAAGAAAATTGTAGCTACAGGCGGAGCTGGTGCTGAGGTTACTTATAATGTTTTTAAAATAACCGGCATGCTTGATGCACTAAATGAAGAAAAAGTAGAGTTTTTTGACCATAATACCTATCCGTTTGAAGAGGTAAGATTGGATTTTGGTCCACAAAAAACTGTTATGGTTAATCCCAGAATTTTTGAATATGAAACTTTGATTTCTCTAGCACAGCATAAATTACATGCCACAGCTACAGTGACTTTATGTTTAAAAAATGTAGCGATGAGTTATCCAGCTGCAAATTATTACGGGCATCCAAGATCCAGCATGAGTGAGCACGAACATCATATGTTCGATGATTTACAGAGATTTATTGTGGCGATGATAAAGCGTTTTCCAATTCAATTAGGGATTATTGTAGGTCATCCATCAATGATTGGGAGCGGCCCACTGGAAGGTAAAGCTGTAGAAACTGGATTAACAATTGCAAGTAAAGATGCTGTTGCAGCAGATGCTGTAGGAGCAAAGTTATTTGGTTTTAATCATCAGGCAGTAAGGCATATATTTGAGGCTGGAAAGCTGGGTATAGGAAAATCTGACATTAGAGATATTGAGATAAAGGGTGTACCGTTAGAAGAAGCCATTAGAATATTCACTAAAAAGGCTTATGGAGAAGAGTTATACTTCTAGTGGCAAGATTTGCAAATAATATGTTAAAAGCGACCCCTGTCATTGCGAAGATTCCGAAGGAATCTGTGGCAATCCATCCATTGTACATTTAAAAACTAGTATTCATAATTGGCAAGATCCTCACGTCGTTCCTCAGGATGACATTGGGTATTATTAGAAGGATTGATAACTTGGAAAAGTGACTATGTCACTCAGGATGACAGTTCGGGAAATTATAGCATATTATTTGTCGATCTATACACTAGTCAGGAATTACTTTAGTATTAATGTTTATAGAGTCACCTTACCTGTGCGAAGCAAACAGGTAGTGACGAGATAAACATAGGAACAAACAAAAAATTATTGCGTATTTTAAAACGCAAATCTGTCATTGCGAGCGAAGCGAAGCAATCCATTAAATAATGCTATAATTNNNNNNNNNNNNNNNNNNNNNNNNNNNNNNNNNNNNNNNNNNNNNNNNNNNATTTAGTAAAGAAGGTACAATACAAGAATTGTGCTGGATGAATTTTATTATTGGAGAGTATTTTGCACAAGCTGCTCTTGAAGTTTTACAGATTATTGGAATAAAGCCGGAAGAGGTGGATCTTATAGGTTCACACGGGCAGACTGTTTATCATATACCGCAGGAGTGGCAAACCAATTTATTTAGTATGAAAAGTACTCTTCAAATTGGCGAACCCTCAATAATCGCTGAAAGAACGGGCATAACAACCATTGCGGATTTTCGCCCAAGAGATATTGCAGCAGGTGGACAGGGCGCTCCTCTCGTCCCTTTTGCTGATGAGATTTTGTTTAAATCAGATAAAATTGCAAGAGCTATTCAGAATATTGGCGGAATGGCAAATGTGACAGTTATAAGTCCTGAAATAGAAACTTTTGCCTTTGATACAGGCCCTGGAAATGTACTAATTGATTATTGTGCAAAGTTAATTTTTTGTGCTGATTATGACAAGGACGCTTTGTTTGCATCACAGGGAAATATTGATGAAAACTGGCTTGAGTCTTTGATGCAGGAAAGTTATTTTAACTTAGAACCTCCTAAAACTACAGGAAGAGAATTATTTAGTAAAGATTATGCCAAGAAAATTCTTGCTTCTGCTCCTGAAAATCCATATGATGCAATTGTTACAGTTACGGCATTAACTGCAAAATCAATATATAAAGCTTATGTGGATTTTATTTTCCCTAAAACAAGAATAGATGAAATTGTTCTTGGAGGTGGAGGAGCTTATAATCCATATTTAGTTAAATTAATGAAAGAATACTTTGGCGATAATATAAAAATATTAACCCACGAAGATTTTGGAATATCCAGCAAATTCAAGGAAGCTATAGCTTTTGCATTATTAGCCTATACCACTTATTATGGTATTCCAAATAATGTTCCGGCTTGTACAGGTGCAAAACATAAACGTGTTTTGGGAAAAATAATTCCTGGTAACACAGGTATTTAGCTTATAGAAAGAAAAAGTTTTTACATAAAATTATAGTAGAAAAGTCATCCCGGGCTTGACCCGGGATCTAACTTGTTTATAAGCAAAGCGAATATTTGATAAATGCTGAGCATGACATCCTGTAAGTGTTCTTAATAGACAATTTTTATTGCGTCAGGTATGTAATCTAGCAAACTTGACGCTGTTACACAATATTCAGTTAGATTTTTAGTAGCTATATCACCTGTTGCTCCATGTAAATATACCCCAAGAATAGCTGCATCTCTTAGTTCAAGACCCTGTGCCGCAAAACCTGCTATCATGCCGCCTAATACATCCCCTGTTCCAGCTGTAGCAAGCGCTGAGCTGCCTGTAGGATTAATATGGATTGTTCCATCCGGTTCTGCAATGATTGTTCTTGCGCCTTTTAAGACTACTATTGTATTGAACCTACAAGCTGCTTCTCTTGCATAATTAATTCTATTATCCAAAATATCATTGATAGACACTTTTAATAGGCATGAGAGTTCTTTTGGATGAGGTGTGATTATAGAATTGATTGGTAAAGCAAAATTCTCCATTTGAGCCAAACAATTAAGAGCATCTGCATCGAATATTGCACTTAAGCCTCTATCTGTGATTTTTTGTGTGAATTCTGATATAAATTCAACAGTGGAAGGATCTGTTCCAATTCCTGGGCCTATGAGGAAAATATTGCTTTTTTCACTCATATCTAAGGCTGTATTAACTGATTCTTTTGAGATAGCTTTGTTAGCAGTTTCTTTTAATGGTGCATAAACTAATTCTGGTGCCATAGCTGAGAATATTGGCACAAGGCTTTCTGGAGTAGCAAGTATTGAGTATCCGGCACCTACTTTTAATGAAGAATAAGCACTTAAGAAAGCAGCTCCTGTCATACCAAAGCTGCCTGCTATATTAAATACACTACCAAACATGCCCTTATGGCTTTCATTTGGTCTCAATGGAAGATTGGCACAAACGTAGTGACCGGTAATTAAATTAATATTATAATCAGGTTCTTGCAATAATGTAGGAGGTATTCCTATATCGTTTATTATGATTTCTCCTGAATGTTCAGCTCCAGGATATAATATTGTCCCAAGTTTTGGTGTAAATAGACTTACAGTATAATCTGCAACAACTGCATTCCCTAAAATTTTTCCTGTATTTGAATCGATTCCTGAAGGTATATCAACAGACACGACATATCCTTCGGCAAATTCATTTATTGTGTTAATTACCTGATATAAATGGCCTGTAATTTCTGTATTTAATCCGGTACCAAATATTGCATCAATTATGACTGTCGAAATTGAGAGCATATCCTGAAATGTTTCTGCGTCAATTTCATCATAATAGAAAATATCTGTAAAATTCTTTAATGCACTATGGTTAGCAAGTGCGTCTCCCGATAATTCTTCTTCATGATATAGAGATAATACATATACTGGAATTTCTTCCAGGATTAAATGTCTTGCTGCTGCGAAACCATCACCACCATTATTACCTTTTCCGCATATAACAAGGACGCTTATGTGCTCATCTTTTATTTCGTTAAGGATTTCTATTACTTGCTCAAATACAGCTCTACCAGCATTTTCCATTAATATTAGACTGGGAATATTTAGTTCTTCAATTGCTTTCTTGTCTATGTTTCTCATTTGAGTGCCTGTTAAAACTTTTATCATATTTTTACCCTCAAATTAGTATTTATGATTACTTGGTTATACTAAATCAAAATGTAAGATAAGTCATTCTCATAATCAGATAATTCTTAAAATAAATAATTTATGGTGCTTGCCTAGAAAATGTTAAAATGCGCTAATAATAAGGTAAATGAAAATTAAAGTCTGTCTTAATGGTATTAGGTATATTAATAAAAACAAAAAGTATGTCATTGCGAGCCTGCAACGCAGGAGTGGTAATCTATCTAGTGAACATCGGAAAGATTGCCACGGTGCCACAAACCCATCATCAATGATTCTGTGTAAGGAACAAACAAAAAATTATTGCGTATTTTAAAACGCAAATCTGTCATTGCGAGCGAAGCGAAGCAATCCATTAAATAATGCTATAATTTGGATTGCCACGTCGGGCTTTCAGCCCTCCTCGCAATGACAATATCACTTTATGCGTAAGTATTTTTTGTTACCTCCTTATTAAAGAAAGGTGCCAATGTGACTGTGGCATAGCCACCTCGTAATGACAGTTTGGATGATTTTATAAATACCGATAATTTATTTCTTATCGAAAGAGTCTGATAAGAAATGTTATGTAAAAACATATAATATATGTTACTAAAATGGGAATAAGTGGATGATTTTAGTTTTAAGGACAGCGTAAAAAATACTTATGGATTTTGATGAAAAATCCATAAGTATTTTTGTAGGTGACTCAGTCACACTATTAAAGTCCTTAACTATTTCAACCTTATATATGTGCCTTTGGCACTTCTTATAACCAGCAAATAATCGAGCAATAAAAAATGCGTAAGTATTTTTTATTGCGTCCTTATTATATTAATTTCGAGATGGATCATTATTTTTGACAAACGTAATAAAACCATAAATTATCACTGTCGTATTTCTTGGAATCTACAAATTTACCGTTACGATCTACTATATCAAGAACCTTGAATCCATTTTTTTCAAGTTGTTTAACCTGATTTCCCTTATTAATGTAGTACGTATAGCCTAAATAGGCATTTGACGGACAGTTAATAATTGAATATTCTTGAGTATGGACTTCTTTTTTACTATTTTTTATATAAATTACTCTTTTGATAACATTTTTAGCTATCACAACAGGATTTAATGATGTAAATATTCTAGGAATATATGGAATATTCTTGTAATGTAGATTATGTGCAGAAAATACAAATAAACCATCAGGCTTTAGTACTCTATATATTTCATTTAGAGCTTTTGTCCTTCCTTCATGGTTAATACTGTCAATTCCGTTAAATGAAAAAAAAATGAAATCAAATGAATTGTTCTCAAAAATTGATAAANNNNNNNNNNNNNNNNNNATAAAAGTTAAACTGGGATACTGCATTTTGCAGCAACTAATCATTTCTGTTGAATAGTTTATACCTGTGTAATTTGCTGAAAATTTTCGCAGGTGTTCGGTAGTTCGCCCCCCTCCACAACCAATATCGAGAATATTTTGATCTTTGATTTTATTTATATATTTTTCAAGAATTGCGATTTCAGGCTTTTGCAAGTTTTTATCAGCGGAAAAGAATTTTGATTGCTTTTTTGATTCATAGAATTTTTTTGTATTTAAATCTGTATTCATAACCCTTCCCCTTAAAACATTTTTCTCAAATAACTTTATATAATTTATACGCATTTTTCTTTCTAAGTAAATAGTATATTATTTACATAAGAAGAGTTATTTGATAGAAAAATTGCATAATAACACTAAGTTATTTTGTAGGAATTTAGTTATTATCAAAATAATTTGTTTGTCTTATTGCTTCGTATAATACTATAGAGGCACAATTTGAGAGATTTAAGCTTCGACGCTCTATTTTCATAGGAATTTTAAGGCTATTATTTATATTTTCTTCTATTAATTCTTTAGGCAAACCCTTTGTCTCACTTCCAAAAACCAGAAAATCTCCTGGTTTAAATTGCATCTCTGTATATAGTTTCTCAGCTTTAGTAGTTAAATAATAGAAATTGTTGTCAGGAAATTTTTCTTTTAATTCTTCTAAATTATTATATTGCTCGATTTTTACCTCATCCCAATAATCAAGACCGGCTCTTTTTAAATGTTTGTCTGTAATAAGAAACCCTAGTTTTCCAACTAAATATAATTCACAACCAGTACAGGCACATAATCTAGCAATGTTGCCTGTATTTTGAGGTATTTCAGGTTCTATTAAAACTATTCTAAATGATTCTTTATGCATATTATTTAGAAGGGAAAAATCTCTTACTTTCAATTATAACGGGTAAACCTCTTACAACACAGAAAAATACTGCTGCATAAGCACTGAAATAAGCAATATAATTTACAATGTTTTGATAAGGATAAATTTGTGGTACGTGAGCCGCTATCAGGAGTGCAAATGCTAATGCTTTAAATACAGCATATGAGCCTCTGCTGAAATTGGAAGTTACAAGAAATTTACCGATTTCACTTTTCATCATTGTACTTGACCCAAAAGCAGTATATCCCTGCTCCATAGCTACACTTCTTAAACCGTCTGTAATGAGTCCACGAGTCACTACTATTAAAGGAACCCATAAAGGTAACCATCCTAAAGCCAGGAATGAAATCCAGTAAACATTTTCTACAATTCTATCGCCGATAATATCTAAAACTGCGCCAAATTTTGATGTTTCATTAAATTTTCTGGCTACATATCCATCTAATCCATCCATCCAAATAACGACTATTGTCAGTGCGAAGCAAGTCCAATAAACAGGCGTTGTCTTTATGAACAGCAAACCAACTATAATTAATGCAAGGATTGCTCTAAAAATTGTGATTAAATTAGCCATTACGTTTCCTCTCTCCCATAATATAGCCGATACTATACTAGCATAAAATTGTTAATTGTATTTAATTGTAAAATGAAACATTTACTAATAAATTGAGAGACCTGTTAGAGTCTCCCAATGTTATATTTTTCTTTATATGCGGTATTTTATCCAACTAAAACTTTTTTAAGGTTAACTACGTTGCTTAATGGTCTTTGAGTTCCTTGAATTTCGCTAACTATGTAATTAACTATCCATTGATTTTCCAGATTATTTTTATAAGCTGCTTGTAAAGGTTCAATACTTGCACTGCCGAGTCTTATTAAAGTCATTGCAATTAAAGCTCTGGTAGTACCTTTTGAGTTTCCTAATGCATTTATAAGAGTTGGTATTGCTGATTCACCTATTTTGACTATATGGTTTTCTATATCGTTTCTGGTTTTATTATCAGCATTTTCAGATGCTTTTAAAAGATAAGGAATAACATCTTTAGGGAATTTTTTACTTTTGTCCGCACAGCTTTTAATTAGTTTTATAGGATTCGTTAATACCGCTTGCATACTTCATAACTCCAGTTTAATTTATCTTCCAGTCTCTTAATCCAACTTTTTTCCAGTCTCTAATAAAGGTAAAAAATACACTTTATTCTTAATTAAGATAATTATACAATTAAA
Coding sequences:
- a CDS encoding anhydro-N-acetylmuramic acid kinase yields the protein MNFIIGEYFAQAALEVLQIIGIKPEEVDLIGSHGQTVYHIPQEWQTNLFSMKSTLQIGEPSIIAERTGITTIADFRPRDIAAGGQGAPLVPFADEILFKSDKIARAIQNIGGMANVTVISPEIETFAFDTGPGNVLIDYCAKLIFCADYDKDALFASQGNIDENWLESLMQESYFNLEPPKTTGRELFSKDYAKKILASAPENPYDAIVTVTALTAKSIYKAYVDFIFPKTRIDEIVLGGGGAYNPYLVKLMKEYFGDNIKILTHEDFGISSKFKEAIAFALLAYTTYYGIPNNVPACTGAKHKRVLGKIIPGNTGI
- a CDS encoding tRNA (uridine(34)/cytosine(34)/5-carboxymethylaminomethyluridine(34)-2'-O)-methyltransferase TrmL, coding for MHKESFRIVLIEPEIPQNTGNIARLCACTGCELYLVGKLGFLITDKHLKRAGLDYWDEVKIEQYNNLEELKEKFPDNNFYYLTTKAEKLYTEMQFKPGDFLVFGSETKGLPKELIEENINNSLKIPMKIERRSLNLSNCASIVLYEAIRQTNYFDNN
- a CDS encoding crossover junction endodeoxyribonuclease RuvC gives rise to the protein MRIIGIDPGMAIAGYCVLDIDCKSNEDQYIIVNSGSIQTSKKENNSTRLLEIHNDLTELIKTYSPDVAAVEQIFYFKNAKTIVPVCEARGVIIMTLKMYNIPIYEYTPLVVKQTITGYGRAEKAEIKNMIQIILQQDVPKLDDTCDAIAIALCHSRQQIN